One genomic segment of Theobroma cacao cultivar B97-61/B2 chromosome 6, Criollo_cocoa_genome_V2, whole genome shotgun sequence includes these proteins:
- the LOC18596542 gene encoding probable starch synthase 4, chloroplastic/amyloplastic isoform X2, whose protein sequence is MSAKLSTCFFNHGFISLNYNNNNNKNVISYKKHVNLRLLFVPSRRLLPASCKMRQKNFSSQNKRPQGKKLPSEQIPTSAKLQPNSDEESVPENSVPNSVDMEHIVQNETLYEDDVNTRVDVEYINEQNLGTLSVSAIETNRDVEHTDGQNLDSLTLPAVTKALAINRDGGEQLSGVLLEDLIGMIKNAERNILLLNQARVHALEDLHKILSEKESLQGEINILEMRLAEADARIKVASQEKIHVELLEDQLEKLRNELIHRGGSGKSELELYENQNKISKEEMLLARDRHVHSLSKEVDSLRTENLALKHDIQALKSMLSNVKDTNEHMVTLENERSFLESALKELESKLSVSQQDSSNISALKVECKDLWAKVENLQLLLDKATKQADQAISVLQQNHDLRKKVDKLEESLEDANVFKLSSEKIQHYNELMQQKMKLLEERLQKSDQEIHSYVQLYQESVQEFQETLDSLKEESKKRALDEPVDDMPWEFWSHLLLTIDGWVLEKKISSSDANLLREFVQKRDRRIHDAFMACKEKNEREVISKFLHLTSSQASPGLYVIHIAAEMAPVAKVGGLGDVVTGLGKALQKKGHLVEIVLPKYDCMQYDRIRDLRALDVTVESYFDGKLFQNKVWVGTVEGLPVYFIEPHHPNKFFWRGQCYGEHDDFKRFSFFSRAALELLFQAGKKPDIIHCHDWQTAFVAPLYWDLYAPKGLNSARICFTCHNFEYQGSASASELASCGLDVQQLNRPDRMQDNSANDRVNPVKGAIVFSNIVTTVSPTYAQEVRTAEYSANDLQGKAENKAAMRRHLGLSSADDRQPLVGSITRLVPQKGMHLIRHAIYRTLEMGGQFVLLGSSPVAHIQREFEGIANQFQNHDHIRLILKYDESLSHYIYAASDMFIIPSIFEPCGLTQMIAMRYGSVPIARQTGGLKDSVFDVDDDTIPHQFQNGFTFMTPDEQGVNSALERAFNLYKNDKASWQRLVQKDMNIDFSWDSSASQYEELYAKSVARARAAASHT, encoded by the exons atgtcTGCAAAGCTATCGACCTGCTTCTTTAACCATGGCTTTATCAGTTTGAactacaataataataataataaaaatgttattaGTTATAAGAAGCATGTAAATTTGAGGTTACTGTTCGTGCCTTCTCGTCGCTTACTCCCAGCTTCATGTAAAATGCGGCAAAAGAATTTCAG TTCTCAAAATAAGAGACCACAAGGGAAGAAACTTCCTTCTGAGCAGATTCCAACAAGTGCAAAGTTGCAGCCGAATAGCGATGAGGAATCTGTACCTGAAAATTCTGTCCCAAATAGTGTAGATATGGAGCATATAGTACAAAATGAAACTCTTTATGAAGATGATGTTAATACTAGGGTAGATGTGGAGTATATCAATGAACAGAATTTGGGCACTCTATCTGTGTCTGCCATTGAGACTAACAGAGATGTAGAGCATACGGATGGACAGAATCTGGACAGTTTAACACTGCCTGCTGTAACAAAAGCTTTG GCCATAAACAGAGATGGTGGAGAGCAGCTCTCAGGAGTTCTTCTAGAGGACCTGATAGGCATGATAAAAAATGCAGAGAGAA ATATCCTTCTTCTCAATCAAGCTCGGGTTCATGCACTAGAAGATCTTCATAAAATTCTCAGTGAGAAGGAGTCACTACAAGGAGAAATTAACATTTTGGAGATGAGATTGGCAGAAGCTGATGCTCGGATTAAAGTTGCTTCCCAAGAAAAGATACATGTGGAGCTCCTAGAAGATCAGCTGGAGAAGTTGCGAAATGAGTTGATTCACAGGGGTGGTTCTGGGAAAAGTGAGCTTGAATTGTATGagaatcaaaacaaaatttcaaaagaagaaatgctTTTAGCACGTGATCGTCATGTTCATTCTCTTAGCAAGGAGGTTGATTCTTTGAGGACAGAGAATCTAGCCCTAAAACATGATATCCAAGCGCTCAAGTCTATGCTTAGTAATGTCAAGGACACTAATGAACACATGGTAACTCTTGAAAATGAACGCTCTTTTCTAGAGTCTGCTTTGAAGGAGTTGGAGTCTAAACTGTCTGTTTCTCAGCAAGACTCTTCAAATATTTCTGCTCTAAAGGTTGAATGCAAGGACCTATGGGCAAAGGTAGAAAATTTGCAACTCTTGCTGGATAAGGCAACTAAACAGGCTGACCAAGCCATTTCAGTGTTACAGCAAAACCATGATCTCCGAAAGAAGGTTGATAAATTGGAAGAATCTCTTGAAGACGCTAATGTCTTTAAATTGTCATCTGAGAAAATACAACACTATAATGAACTCATGCAGCAAAAGATGAAACTACTAGAAGAGCGTCTTCAAAAGTCTGATCAAGAGATACATTCATATGTCCAATTATATCAAGAGTCTGTGCAGGAATTTCAAGAAACCCTTGATagtttgaaagaagaaagcaagaaAAGGGCATTAGATGAGCCAGTTGATGATATGCCTTGGGAATTTTGGAGCCATTTATTGCTTACTATTGATGGTTGGGTGCTTGAGAAGAAAATATCAAGCAGTGATGCAAATCTGTTGAGAGAATTTGTGCAGAAGAGGGATCGACGCattcatgatgcattcatggCATGCAAAGAAAAGAATGAGCGTGAAGTTATATCTAAATTCCTCCACCTGACATCATCCCAAGCAAG TCCAGGGTTGTATGTCATTCACATTGCTGCTGAGATGGCACCAGTTGCTAAG GTCGGTGGTTTGGGAGATGTTGTGACTGGTCTTGGTAAAGCACTGCAGAAGAAAGGACATCTTGTGGAGATTGTTCTTCCAAAATATGATTGTATGCAATACGACCGTATTCGTGACTTGAGG GCCTTAGATGTGACCGTAGAGTCATATTTTGATGGCaaactatttcaaaataaagttTGGGTTGGCACAGTTGAAG GTCTTcctgtttattttattgagcCGCATCATCCCAACAAGTTCTTTTGGAGAGGACAATGTTACGGGGAGCATGATGATTTCAAacgtttttcatttttcagtCGTGCAGCACTTGAGTTGCTTTTTCAAGCTGGCAAGAAACCAGACATAATTCATTGCCATGACTGGCAGACAGCCTTTGTT GCACCACTTTATTGGGACTTGTATGCTCCGAAAGGATTGAATTCAGCTCGAATATGTTTTACATGCCATAATTTTGAGTACCAAGGGAGTGCATCTGCTTCAGAATTGGCATCATGTGGCCTGGATGTCCAACAGCTAAACAGACCTGATAGAATGCAGGATAACTCAGCAAATGATAGGGTCAATCCTGTTAAG GGTGCAATTGTGTTCTCTAACATAGTGACAACAGTATCGCCCACTTATGCACAAGAGGTCCGAACtgctgag TATAGCGCTAATGATCTGCAAGGGAAAGCTGAAAATAAAGCTGCTATGAGAAGGCATCTAGGGCTTTCATCTGCAGATGATCGACAGCCATTG GTTGGCAGCATAACAAGATTGGTGCCACAGAAGGGCATGCATCTAATTAGGCATGCCATTTATCGAACACTGGAGATGGGTGGTCAGTTTGTACTTCTTGGTTCAAGTCCAGTTGCCCACATTCAG AGGGAATTTGAGGGTATTGCAAACCAATTTCAAAATCATGATCACATTCGGCTAATATTGAAATATGATGAGTCTCTTTCGCATTACATTTACGCAgcatctgacatgttcatcattccatctaTTTTTGAGCCTTGTGGCCTTACACAG ATGATAGCAATGAGATATGGTTCTGTACCCATTGCAAGACAAACTGGTGGTCTAAAGGACAG TGTTTTTGATGTTGATGACGACACAATACCTCACCAATTTCAAAATGGATTTACATTTATGACTCCTGATGAACAG GGAGTAAACAGTGCCTTGGAGCGTGCATTTAATCTCTACAAAAATGACAAGGCGAGTTGGCAACGACTTGTTCAAAAGGACATGAATATAGATTTCAGCTGGGATTCTTCAGCATCACAATATGAGGAACTTTATGCAAAATCTGTTGCCCGAGCCAGGGCAGCAGCAAGTCACACTTAA
- the LOC18596544 gene encoding UDP-N-acetylglucosamine transferase subunit ALG14 homolog: protein MEKNSSCCFSNLSSNLPITCFVTFIAIILVRILYVIWRTCKPLRKRTSQQPLSTLVVLGSGGHTAEMIDLLLVLQKNKFTPRFYIAAATDNMSLQKARVLENSLADSSGVKEISAEFMQIYRSREVGQSYVTSVWTTLVALAHALWLMIKIRPQVVLCNGPGTCIPLCVIAFIFKVVGIRWSSIFYVESIARVKRLSLSGLLLYKLRIADQFFVQWPQLQRKYPRAHYVGCLM, encoded by the exons ATGGAGAAAAACAGTAGCTGTTGCTTCTCCAATTTATCTTCCAATCTTCCAATCACTTGTTTCGTCACCTTTATTGCAATTATCTTAGTCCGAATTCTCTACGTGATTTGGCGAACCTGCAAGCCACTGAGAAAAAGAACTTCGCAGCAGCCTCTCAGCACTCTCGTTGTTTTGGGTTCAG GAGGACACACGGCAGAGATGATTGATCTCTTGTTAGTTTTGCAAAAGAACAAGTTTACGCCGAGGTTTTATATAGCCGCTGCTACTGATAATATGAGCCTGCAGAAAGCTCGTGTTTTGGAGAATTCTTTGGCTGATTCG AGTGGGGTCAAGGAAATCTCTGCTGAGTTCATGCAGATCTATAGAAGCAGGGAAGTTGGTCAATCATATGTAACCTCTGTTTGGACAACTTTAGTAGCCCTGGCTCATGCATTGTGGCTGATGATTAAAATCAGACCTCAAGTG GTTCTTTGCAATGGCCCTGGTACTTGTATTCCTCTATGTGTAattgcattcattttcaag GTGGTTGGAATTAGATGGTCATCCATCTTTTATGTTGAGAGCATTGCAAGAGTAAAGAGGCTCTCTTTAAGTGGTTTGTTGCTTTACAAGTTACGGATTGCAGATCAGTTCTTTGTGCAATGGCCACAACTGCAGAGAAAATACCCTCGAGCTCATTATGTTGGTTGCCTGATGTAG
- the LOC18596542 gene encoding probable starch synthase 4, chloroplastic/amyloplastic isoform X1 gives MSAKLSTCFFNHGFISLNYNNNNNKNVISYKKHVNLRLLFVPSRRLLPASCKMRQKNFSSQNKRPQGKKLPSEQIPTSAKLQPNSDEESVPENSVPNSVDMEHIVQNETLYEDDVNTRVDVEYINEQNLGTLSVSAIETNRDVEHTDGQNLDSLTLPAVTKALAINRDGGEQLSGVLLEDLIGMIKNAERNILLLNQARVHALEDLHKILSEKESLQGEINILEMRLAEADARIKVASQEKIHVELLEDQLEKLRNELIHRGGSGKSELELYENQNKISKEEMLLARDRHVHSLSKEVDSLRTENLALKHDIQALKSMLSNVKDTNEHMVTLENERSFLESALKELESKLSVSQQDSSNISALKVECKDLWAKVENLQLLLDKATKQADQAISVLQQNHDLRKKVDKLEESLEDANVFKLSSEKIQHYNELMQQKMKLLEERLQKSDQEIHSYVQLYQESVQEFQETLDSLKEESKKRALDEPVDDMPWEFWSHLLLTIDGWVLEKKISSSDANLLREFVQKRDRRIHDAFMACKEKNEREVISKFLHLTSSQASPGLYVIHIAAEMAPVAKVGGLGDVVTGLGKALQKKGHLVEIVLPKYDCMQYDRIRDLRALDVTVESYFDGKLFQNKVWVGTVEGLPVYFIEPHHPNKFFWRGQCYGEHDDFKRFSFFSRAALELLFQAGKKPDIIHCHDWQTAFVAPLYWDLYAPKGLNSARICFTCHNFEYQGSASASELASCGLDVQQLNRPDRMQDNSANDRVNPVKGAIVFSNIVTTVSPTYAQEVRTAEGGRGLHSTLNFHSKKFMGILNGIDTDAWNPATDTFLKVQYSANDLQGKAENKAAMRRHLGLSSADDRQPLVGSITRLVPQKGMHLIRHAIYRTLEMGGQFVLLGSSPVAHIQREFEGIANQFQNHDHIRLILKYDESLSHYIYAASDMFIIPSIFEPCGLTQMIAMRYGSVPIARQTGGLKDSVFDVDDDTIPHQFQNGFTFMTPDEQGVNSALERAFNLYKNDKASWQRLVQKDMNIDFSWDSSASQYEELYAKSVARARAAASHT, from the exons atgtcTGCAAAGCTATCGACCTGCTTCTTTAACCATGGCTTTATCAGTTTGAactacaataataataataataaaaatgttattaGTTATAAGAAGCATGTAAATTTGAGGTTACTGTTCGTGCCTTCTCGTCGCTTACTCCCAGCTTCATGTAAAATGCGGCAAAAGAATTTCAG TTCTCAAAATAAGAGACCACAAGGGAAGAAACTTCCTTCTGAGCAGATTCCAACAAGTGCAAAGTTGCAGCCGAATAGCGATGAGGAATCTGTACCTGAAAATTCTGTCCCAAATAGTGTAGATATGGAGCATATAGTACAAAATGAAACTCTTTATGAAGATGATGTTAATACTAGGGTAGATGTGGAGTATATCAATGAACAGAATTTGGGCACTCTATCTGTGTCTGCCATTGAGACTAACAGAGATGTAGAGCATACGGATGGACAGAATCTGGACAGTTTAACACTGCCTGCTGTAACAAAAGCTTTG GCCATAAACAGAGATGGTGGAGAGCAGCTCTCAGGAGTTCTTCTAGAGGACCTGATAGGCATGATAAAAAATGCAGAGAGAA ATATCCTTCTTCTCAATCAAGCTCGGGTTCATGCACTAGAAGATCTTCATAAAATTCTCAGTGAGAAGGAGTCACTACAAGGAGAAATTAACATTTTGGAGATGAGATTGGCAGAAGCTGATGCTCGGATTAAAGTTGCTTCCCAAGAAAAGATACATGTGGAGCTCCTAGAAGATCAGCTGGAGAAGTTGCGAAATGAGTTGATTCACAGGGGTGGTTCTGGGAAAAGTGAGCTTGAATTGTATGagaatcaaaacaaaatttcaaaagaagaaatgctTTTAGCACGTGATCGTCATGTTCATTCTCTTAGCAAGGAGGTTGATTCTTTGAGGACAGAGAATCTAGCCCTAAAACATGATATCCAAGCGCTCAAGTCTATGCTTAGTAATGTCAAGGACACTAATGAACACATGGTAACTCTTGAAAATGAACGCTCTTTTCTAGAGTCTGCTTTGAAGGAGTTGGAGTCTAAACTGTCTGTTTCTCAGCAAGACTCTTCAAATATTTCTGCTCTAAAGGTTGAATGCAAGGACCTATGGGCAAAGGTAGAAAATTTGCAACTCTTGCTGGATAAGGCAACTAAACAGGCTGACCAAGCCATTTCAGTGTTACAGCAAAACCATGATCTCCGAAAGAAGGTTGATAAATTGGAAGAATCTCTTGAAGACGCTAATGTCTTTAAATTGTCATCTGAGAAAATACAACACTATAATGAACTCATGCAGCAAAAGATGAAACTACTAGAAGAGCGTCTTCAAAAGTCTGATCAAGAGATACATTCATATGTCCAATTATATCAAGAGTCTGTGCAGGAATTTCAAGAAACCCTTGATagtttgaaagaagaaagcaagaaAAGGGCATTAGATGAGCCAGTTGATGATATGCCTTGGGAATTTTGGAGCCATTTATTGCTTACTATTGATGGTTGGGTGCTTGAGAAGAAAATATCAAGCAGTGATGCAAATCTGTTGAGAGAATTTGTGCAGAAGAGGGATCGACGCattcatgatgcattcatggCATGCAAAGAAAAGAATGAGCGTGAAGTTATATCTAAATTCCTCCACCTGACATCATCCCAAGCAAG TCCAGGGTTGTATGTCATTCACATTGCTGCTGAGATGGCACCAGTTGCTAAG GTCGGTGGTTTGGGAGATGTTGTGACTGGTCTTGGTAAAGCACTGCAGAAGAAAGGACATCTTGTGGAGATTGTTCTTCCAAAATATGATTGTATGCAATACGACCGTATTCGTGACTTGAGG GCCTTAGATGTGACCGTAGAGTCATATTTTGATGGCaaactatttcaaaataaagttTGGGTTGGCACAGTTGAAG GTCTTcctgtttattttattgagcCGCATCATCCCAACAAGTTCTTTTGGAGAGGACAATGTTACGGGGAGCATGATGATTTCAAacgtttttcatttttcagtCGTGCAGCACTTGAGTTGCTTTTTCAAGCTGGCAAGAAACCAGACATAATTCATTGCCATGACTGGCAGACAGCCTTTGTT GCACCACTTTATTGGGACTTGTATGCTCCGAAAGGATTGAATTCAGCTCGAATATGTTTTACATGCCATAATTTTGAGTACCAAGGGAGTGCATCTGCTTCAGAATTGGCATCATGTGGCCTGGATGTCCAACAGCTAAACAGACCTGATAGAATGCAGGATAACTCAGCAAATGATAGGGTCAATCCTGTTAAG GGTGCAATTGTGTTCTCTAACATAGTGACAACAGTATCGCCCACTTATGCACAAGAGGTCCGAACtgctgag GGAGGAAGGGGCCTCCATTCAACACTTAATTTTCACTCAAAAAAGTTCATGGGAATCTTAAATGGCATCGATACTGATGCATGGAATCCTGCCACGGATACTTTTCTCAAAGTGCAGTATAGCGCTAATGATCTGCAAGGGAAAGCTGAAAATAAAGCTGCTATGAGAAGGCATCTAGGGCTTTCATCTGCAGATGATCGACAGCCATTG GTTGGCAGCATAACAAGATTGGTGCCACAGAAGGGCATGCATCTAATTAGGCATGCCATTTATCGAACACTGGAGATGGGTGGTCAGTTTGTACTTCTTGGTTCAAGTCCAGTTGCCCACATTCAG AGGGAATTTGAGGGTATTGCAAACCAATTTCAAAATCATGATCACATTCGGCTAATATTGAAATATGATGAGTCTCTTTCGCATTACATTTACGCAgcatctgacatgttcatcattccatctaTTTTTGAGCCTTGTGGCCTTACACAG ATGATAGCAATGAGATATGGTTCTGTACCCATTGCAAGACAAACTGGTGGTCTAAAGGACAG TGTTTTTGATGTTGATGACGACACAATACCTCACCAATTTCAAAATGGATTTACATTTATGACTCCTGATGAACAG GGAGTAAACAGTGCCTTGGAGCGTGCATTTAATCTCTACAAAAATGACAAGGCGAGTTGGCAACGACTTGTTCAAAAGGACATGAATATAGATTTCAGCTGGGATTCTTCAGCATCACAATATGAGGAACTTTATGCAAAATCTGTTGCCCGAGCCAGGGCAGCAGCAAGTCACACTTAA
- the LOC18596547 gene encoding probable purine permease 9 translates to KWLRIALYVLFVLSDQAVGTMLGRLYFDKGGKSQWMATLMQPVGFPVLILYYCFSPLKNSTATSPNTRKPPTMILVSVYMSLGLLVAAYCFLYSTGLRYLPVSTYSLICASQLAFNALFSYFLNPQNFTPFIVNSLILLTISSILLASHDASSTPRGVSRGQYVIGFICTVGASAGNGFVLSLTQLCFRKLIKRDTFAVVMDMIIYQSLVATSAILVGLFASGEWKGVKGEMEEYELGKISYVMNLVWISISWQGFAVGVTGLIFEVSSHFGNAVSALGLPVVPILAVIFFGDRMDCIKVVAMVLAIWGFLSYAYQHYVDDHESNNTFGLRNK, encoded by the coding sequence AAATGGCTACGGATAGCTTTGTATGTACTCTTTGTGCTTTCTGACCAGGCAGTTGGTACAATGTTGGGAAGGCTGTACTTTGACAAAGGAGGAAAGAGCCAATGGATGGCAACACTAATGCAACCGGTAGGCTTCCCAGTTCTCATTCTTTACTATTGCTTCTCACCACTCAAAAATTCAACCGCAACCAGTCCTAACACAAGAAAACCACCCACCATGATTCTTGTTTCAGTTTATATGTCCCTTGGCCTACTTGTAGCAGCATACTGCTTTCTTTACTCGACCGGATTGCGGTACCTTCCTGTGTCTACATATTCCCTCATTTGTGCATCCCAGTTAGCTTTCAACGCTTTATTCTCCTATTTCCTCAATCCCCAAAATTTCACTCCTTTCATAGTCAATTCTCTGATCCTTCTCACCATCTCCTCCATCCTCCTTGCGTCTCACGATGCCTCTTCAACTCCCCGGGGAGTCTCAAGAGGACAGTATGTGATCGGATTCATATGCACTGTTGGTGCATCTGCTGGGAACGGATTCGTGCTCTCTTTAACTCAGCTCTGCTTTCGGAAGCTTATAAAAAGGGATACATTTGCAGTAGTCATGGATATGATAATCTACCAGTCACTAGTAGCAACAAGTGCAATCCTGGTGGGACTTTTTGCTAGTGGAGAATGGAAAGGTGTAAAGGGAGAAATGGAAGAATATGAACTTGGAAAGATATCATATGTCATGAATTTAGTATGGATATCTATATCATGGCAGGGTTTTGCCGTTGGAGTCACAGGACTGATTTTTGAGGTTTCTTCTCATTTTGGCAATGCCGTAAGTGCTCTCGGGTTGCCTGTGGTTCCAATTCTAGCGGTTATCTTCTTTGGTGACAGAATGGATTGTATAAAGGTAGTCGCCATGGTGTTGGCTATTTGGGGCTTTCTTTCATACGCCTACCAGCATTACGTTGATGACCATGAGTCTAATAACACGTTTGGTTTACGGAATAAATAA
- the LOC18596545 gene encoding probable purine permease 9 yields MGKPQELQLHIIVQEVKEENSPQYLNGKKLTSPEPRNYKWWISIIMYAFFVLFGQSASTLLGRLYYDKGGKSIWVATLAQLAGFPILIPCYCLSPPRSCTTNEQTKQPSALILAIIYFSFGICLAAYSLMYSFGLLYLPVSTFSLICASQLAFTALFSFFLHSQKFTPFIINSLVLLTISSTLLIFQTDPASHAEVSKGKYAIGFICTIGASAGYGLMLSLTQLAFKKLLKRETHAKVFEMVIYQSLIATSVAIVGLFISGEWKNLSVEMEEFRLGKFSYVMTLIETAIASEFFVVGAIGLIFEVSSLFSNAISVLGLPVIPILAVIFFHEKMDPIKVIAMVLAIWGFVSYVYQCYLDNTSSKSEYRSGSEVSKSPLLEEVS; encoded by the exons ATGGGAAAACCCCAAGAACTGCAACTCCACATCATTG TTCAAGAAGTCAAGGAAGAAAACTCACCTCAGTATCTGAATGGCAAGAAACTAACAAGCCCTGAACCCAGAAACTATAAGTGGTGGATCTCTATCATCATGTATGCGTTCTTTGTACTCTTCGGCCAGTCAGCATCCACACTCTTGGGACGCCTATACTATGACAAAGGAGGGAAGAGCATATGGGTAGCTACACTTGCGCAACTTGCGGGCTTCCCAATCCTCATTCCATGTTACTGCCTCTCACCACCTAGAAGTTGCACAACAAATGAGCAAACAAAGCAGCCATCTGCCTTGATACTGGCAATAATCTATTTCTCTTTTGGTATTTGCCTAGCAGCATACAGCTTGATGTATTCTTTTGGACTCTTATACCTTCCAGTATCAACTTTTTCCCTCATTTGTGCATCCCAATTAGCCTTCACTGCTctcttctcatttttccttcATTCGCAAAAGTTCACTccttttataatcaattcaCTAGTTTTACTAACCATCTCCTCCACCCTCCTGATATTTCAAACTGATCCAGCAAGCCACGCTGAAGTCTCTAAAGGAAAGTATGCAATTGGATTCATATGCACTATTGGTGCGTCTGCTGGGTATGGCTTGATGCTTTCTCTGACACAACTTGCCTTCAAAAAGCTTCTAAAAAGAGAAACACATGCAAAGGTCTTTGAAATGGTGATATATCAGTCACTGATTGCCACTTCTGTTGCCATAGTGGGGCTCTTCATCAGTGGAGAATGGAAAAATTTGTCAGTAGAAATGGAGGAGTTTAGACTGGGTAAGTTTTCCTATGTGATGACCCTAATTGAGACAGCTATAGCTTCAGAGTTTTTTGTTGTTGGGGCTATAGGATTGATTTTCGAAGTGTCTTCTCTCTTCTCCAATGCCATAAGTGTCTTGGGTTTGCCTGTTATTCCAATTCTAGCTGTGATCTTTTTCCATGAGAAAATGGATCCAATAAAGGTAATTGCTATGGTATTGGCTATATGGGGCTTTGTCTCATATGTCTATCAGTGTTATCTTGACAATACAAGCTCCAAGAGTGAATATAGAAGTGGCAGTGAAGTTTCAAAGAGTCCATTACTTGAAGAGGTTAGTTAA